One window of Botrimarina mediterranea genomic DNA carries:
- a CDS encoding acyl-CoA dehydrogenase family protein: MTSSRRARALRLVGGVLVVLVLQPARLAAKELPKPQLLSDLCPSAAIASLQQQQADGDGVFVVQREVDRLVLFVNPDGGGGCAVATGINVLQCLRAIAGEEPLANPHQALLKLLSDQPQLLEGRVTNEGLTELIGRCQEWLPDRGVDVSVLVGSHSPLGAGYERWDAAGPKLAVKPRELTLLTYEVRTEAGKVLGRHFVVLRRVVGNKIDVLDPFRPHKDSSYVLEYQEDPKGGPTRVYLLRPVGVPVTTDIYELDTLFRVTVNAEQSGNVTLRPTAAAIEHVKSQIDKTDRLLKGTDDFLNPRRWRKETAAFGLPGLDLPPACGGSGWSARQVLDIFRHAGRYNLNFRDVVGGAHSRPLLNSDDPAVLEVVRQVARGDGYVAILLTEPSAGSDLKALATEAVKVDGGYRITGEKRYNARLAQASHMLVFAQVPEDPPGWLTAFLLPSDAQGVAIKTLEAHGLAGNSYGGAVFDGVFVSEAMRIGDQGDGSKLFFEHFPYWRLMQVAAAIGTGEKALEKMAARIATREAFGAPIGRFTHLQQALGQSTTELRMAYALACDAADQLDRGDYRGARAMISGLKAEGVEAALRAADAAMRAHGGMGYSDEVDLGDRVRDLMGLRIADGTTDVMRMDVVRQAYGEEFWEMAIEND; encoded by the coding sequence ATGACCTCTTCACGCCGGGCACGCGCTCTGCGTCTAGTTGGCGGCGTACTCGTCGTTCTCGTCCTCCAGCCCGCGCGGCTCGCTGCGAAGGAACTTCCCAAGCCACAACTGCTTTCGGACCTCTGCCCGTCGGCGGCAATCGCAAGCCTGCAGCAGCAGCAAGCGGACGGCGATGGTGTGTTTGTGGTGCAAAGGGAGGTCGATCGGCTGGTGCTGTTCGTTAACCCGGATGGCGGCGGCGGCTGCGCCGTTGCGACCGGGATCAATGTGCTGCAGTGCTTGCGGGCCATCGCGGGCGAAGAGCCTCTGGCCAATCCCCACCAAGCCCTGCTCAAGTTGCTCAGCGACCAGCCGCAGTTGCTCGAGGGGCGGGTGACCAACGAGGGGCTCACCGAGCTGATTGGGCGCTGCCAGGAGTGGCTGCCAGATCGTGGCGTCGATGTATCGGTACTGGTTGGTTCACATTCACCGCTCGGCGCGGGCTACGAGAGATGGGACGCCGCCGGTCCCAAGTTGGCCGTCAAGCCGCGCGAGTTGACACTACTGACTTACGAGGTGCGGACGGAGGCGGGCAAGGTGTTGGGCCGCCACTTCGTCGTGCTACGTCGCGTCGTTGGCAACAAGATCGACGTACTCGACCCGTTCCGTCCTCACAAAGACTCAAGCTATGTGCTGGAGTACCAAGAAGACCCCAAGGGGGGGCCGACCCGGGTCTACCTGCTGAGACCGGTCGGCGTGCCGGTGACGACGGACATCTACGAGCTCGACACCCTCTTCCGCGTAACCGTCAACGCCGAGCAGAGCGGTAACGTTACGCTCCGACCCACGGCCGCGGCAATTGAGCACGTCAAGTCGCAGATCGACAAAACAGATCGTCTGCTTAAGGGTACGGACGACTTCCTCAACCCGAGGCGGTGGCGGAAGGAGACCGCGGCGTTTGGCTTGCCAGGGCTCGATCTGCCGCCAGCTTGCGGCGGCAGCGGCTGGTCGGCTAGGCAAGTGCTCGACATCTTCCGGCACGCGGGCCGATATAACCTCAACTTCCGCGACGTCGTCGGGGGCGCCCATTCGCGTCCTCTTCTCAACTCCGATGACCCGGCTGTCTTGGAGGTAGTGCGGCAGGTTGCGCGGGGCGATGGCTACGTAGCGATCCTTCTTACCGAGCCCTCCGCTGGCAGCGACCTCAAAGCGCTCGCCACCGAGGCGGTGAAAGTGGACGGCGGTTATCGCATCACCGGTGAGAAGCGGTACAACGCCCGGCTGGCGCAGGCAAGCCATATGCTCGTCTTCGCCCAGGTCCCCGAAGACCCGCCTGGTTGGCTGACGGCATTCTTGCTGCCGAGCGACGCCCAAGGCGTCGCTATCAAGACGCTCGAGGCGCACGGGCTGGCGGGCAACTCCTACGGCGGCGCCGTTTTTGATGGGGTGTTTGTTTCCGAAGCGATGCGTATCGGCGACCAGGGCGACGGCTCGAAGCTCTTCTTCGAGCACTTCCCGTACTGGCGATTGATGCAGGTCGCCGCCGCGATCGGTACGGGTGAAAAGGCGTTGGAAAAGATGGCGGCGCGGATCGCGACGCGAGAGGCATTTGGGGCGCCGATCGGACGGTTCACGCACCTACAGCAAGCCCTCGGCCAATCGACGACGGAACTGAGGATGGCGTACGCCCTCGCCTGCGACGCGGCCGACCAACTCGACCGTGGCGACTATCGCGGAGCGCGCGCAATGATCTCCGGGCTCAAAGCCGAGGGCGTCGAAGCGGCGCTCCGCGCAGCCGACGCCGCGATGCGTGCCCACGGCGGGATGGGATATTCCGACGAGGTCGATCTGGGCGACCGCGTCCGCGACTTGATGGGGCTGCGGATCGCCGACGGGACGACCGATGTGATGCGGATGGACGTGGTGCGGCAGGCTTACGGCGAAGAATTTTGGGAGATGGCGATAGAGAACGATTGA
- a CDS encoding ArdC-like ssDNA-binding domain-containing protein, whose translation MATAHRSPGTASTATYQTESPAEALARIRSGASRNDLAAVFAFADCGIDPFDVRPRQNVLTFRAWQALGRRVAKGATSVRVEVWIPTRGKSTDDDSSRGSDASIGGAAARDGLRLKTAFLFHESQTVPADAPAGARPSAWNNPRLVKPGTHDAA comes from the coding sequence ATGGCTACCGCGCACCGTTCGCCGGGCACCGCTTCCACCGCAACTTATCAAACGGAGAGTCCGGCTGAGGCGCTAGCCCGCATCCGTTCTGGCGCCAGCCGCAACGACCTGGCCGCAGTGTTCGCGTTCGCCGACTGTGGCATCGATCCGTTCGACGTCCGGCCACGGCAAAACGTCCTAACGTTCCGGGCGTGGCAAGCGCTTGGGCGCCGCGTCGCCAAGGGCGCCACCAGCGTCCGCGTCGAGGTCTGGATTCCGACCCGCGGCAAGTCGACTGATGACGATTCGAGTCGCGGCAGCGACGCTTCGATCGGCGGCGCGGCGGCCCGCGACGGCCTGCGCCTTAAAACGGCTTTCCTGTTCCACGAGTCGCAGACGGTCCCAGCCGACGCACCCGCCGGCGCTCGCCCCTCCGCGTGGAACAACCCGCGACTGGTGAAGCCCGGCACACACGACGCTGCCTGA
- a CDS encoding DUF3560 domain-containing protein, which produces MYLIDEDRARHAAALADSGPIDGASATYCPEDDKLRLYVGYVSRPVYDALRAHGWTATPKQDCDFAAVWTVYREDMALALLPEGLDIEDEDTPPEERAADRAERFGGYRDKRLGEAIGHADAFDEGPQAIGCQSAARAERIARRHDRTRGRAVTQWSKAEYWTRRTAGVIGHALYKSSAHVRRGRIAKLESDLRKIEAGIEEAQTRIDAWRKVAGWALVEGTAEQAHRWAVKLANIGYGSRDYTHPRTGETGPLWRLLDSELTPDPLTAAEAAALWLENRADPAAGGYGRHRDHLRNRIAYERQMLAAQGGSAKEVEIEPGGYIHAGRSWYQGRAIHHDADGRIRVEKVNKGRDGLVSSVGVLCVDRWGNGDAKQFVSVMKVERLGEDAYRPPTDEERARFAAEKKRKPKAPPLINPTDEDAQRLQDLANAAAALAKYPGKPAEVKRMTQAEYSRFSGEDRPYNVWSVTTAAPLSWRNWTKNGAQVLARVRAAQGAICTSNAPAVIVLTDKPQKPLPAAVFERAAQPPTVKQSLTAQEVA; this is translated from the coding sequence GTGTACCTGATCGACGAAGACCGCGCCCGCCACGCCGCCGCGCTCGCCGATAGCGGCCCCATCGACGGCGCCAGCGCCACCTACTGCCCCGAAGACGACAAGCTCCGCCTCTACGTCGGCTACGTGAGCCGGCCCGTGTACGACGCCCTACGGGCCCACGGCTGGACCGCCACGCCCAAGCAAGACTGCGACTTCGCCGCGGTCTGGACCGTCTACCGCGAAGACATGGCGCTCGCTCTCTTGCCCGAGGGGCTCGACATCGAAGACGAAGACACGCCCCCCGAGGAGCGGGCCGCCGACCGCGCCGAGCGCTTCGGCGGCTACCGCGACAAGCGGCTCGGCGAGGCGATCGGCCACGCCGACGCCTTCGACGAGGGGCCGCAGGCGATCGGCTGTCAGTCCGCGGCGCGGGCCGAGCGGATCGCCCGCCGGCACGACCGCACCCGCGGCCGCGCCGTCACCCAGTGGAGCAAAGCCGAGTACTGGACCCGCCGCACGGCAGGCGTCATCGGCCACGCGCTCTACAAGTCATCGGCGCACGTCCGCCGCGGCCGGATCGCCAAGCTAGAGAGCGACCTGCGGAAGATCGAGGCGGGCATCGAGGAGGCGCAGACGCGAATCGACGCCTGGCGGAAGGTCGCCGGCTGGGCTCTGGTCGAGGGCACGGCCGAGCAGGCCCACCGCTGGGCCGTCAAGCTGGCCAACATCGGCTACGGCTCGCGCGACTACACCCACCCCCGCACGGGCGAGACGGGCCCGCTGTGGCGGCTCTTGGATAGCGAGCTGACGCCCGACCCGCTGACCGCCGCCGAGGCGGCCGCGCTGTGGCTGGAGAACCGGGCCGATCCCGCGGCGGGCGGCTACGGGCGCCACCGCGACCACCTCCGCAACCGCATCGCCTACGAACGGCAGATGCTCGCCGCTCAAGGCGGCAGCGCCAAGGAGGTCGAGATCGAGCCGGGCGGCTACATCCACGCCGGCCGCTCTTGGTATCAGGGCCGGGCGATCCACCACGACGCCGACGGGCGGATTCGCGTTGAGAAGGTCAACAAGGGGCGCGACGGCCTCGTGTCGTCGGTGGGCGTGCTCTGCGTCGATCGCTGGGGCAACGGCGACGCTAAGCAGTTCGTGTCGGTGATGAAGGTCGAGCGGCTGGGGGAAGACGCCTACCGGCCGCCGACCGACGAGGAGCGCGCCCGCTTCGCCGCGGAGAAGAAGCGCAAGCCCAAGGCGCCGCCGCTCATCAACCCCACCGACGAAGACGCCCAGCGCCTGCAAGACTTGGCGAACGCGGCGGCGGCCCTGGCCAAATACCCCGGCAAGCCCGCCGAGGTCAAGCGGATGACGCAGGCCGAATACTCCCGTTTTAGCGGTGAGGATCGCCCTTACAACGTGTGGTCCGTCACCACCGCGGCGCCGCTGAGCTGGCGCAACTGGACGAAGAACGGGGCGCAGGTGCTGGCCCGCGTCCGCGCCGCTCAGGGCGCCATCTGCACGAGCAACGCCCCGGCCGTGATCGTGCTCACCGACAAGCCGCAGAAGCCGCTACCGGCCGCCGTGTTCGAGCGGGCCGCCCAACCCCCAACTGTCAAGCAATCCTTGACCGCTCAGGAGGTCGCCTAG
- a CDS encoding class I SAM-dependent methyltransferase — MTPQNPTNPAHRRLLALRAENEAAREDMAAQAPRFRHLAEPGAAPRVIVSDNLFQTPPVIAELMVKLLAPRAGWRVLEPSVGLGRLVTALHGYNVEVTAVDVSQECCDEVLHLRWIPGRLTVCREDFLTVPVTRWPAFDAVLMNPPFRRGADIKHTRHALAMLKPGGRLVGLCYGGTRQEAALRPLAATWRRLPAASFASEGTRADVVLFSIG, encoded by the coding sequence ATGACGCCGCAAAATCCCACCAACCCAGCCCACCGGCGCCTCCTCGCCCTGCGGGCCGAGAACGAGGCCGCCCGCGAAGACATGGCCGCCCAGGCCCCCCGGTTCCGCCATCTGGCGGAGCCGGGGGCGGCGCCCCGCGTGATCGTCTCGGACAACCTGTTCCAGACGCCGCCGGTGATCGCCGAGCTGATGGTCAAGCTACTGGCCCCGCGGGCCGGCTGGCGGGTGCTAGAGCCCTCCGTGGGGCTCGGCCGGCTGGTGACGGCGCTGCACGGCTACAACGTCGAGGTGACCGCCGTCGATGTTTCGCAAGAGTGCTGCGATGAGGTTTTGCACCTGCGCTGGATTCCCGGCCGGCTGACGGTCTGCCGCGAAGACTTCTTGACCGTCCCCGTCACCCGCTGGCCCGCGTTCGACGCGGTGCTGATGAATCCCCCCTTCCGCCGCGGCGCCGACATCAAGCACACCAGGCACGCCCTGGCGATGCTCAAGCCCGGGGGGCGGCTGGTGGGCCTCTGCTACGGCGGGACGCGGCAGGAGGCCGCTCTGCGGCCCCTGGCGGCCACCTGGCGGCGTCTCCCCGCGGCGAGCTTCGCCAGCGAGGGCACGCGGGCCGATGTTGTGCTTTTTTCGATCGGCTGA
- a CDS encoding AAA family ATPase yields the protein MIKTSDDYSLTDSAPQSLSDDDVQAVDHLRAAYSRLCDELGRVIVGQQQVIELLSICLFARGHSLLMGVPGLAKTLLVSKLAETMSLRFSRIQFTPDLMPMDITGTDILQDVGDGRRAFEFVHGPVFANVVLADEINRAPPKTQAAMLEAMQESRVTAVGHTFPLDPPFLVLATQNPVEQEGTYPLPEAQLDRFMFLIELDYPTTEQEEIEIARSTTGDPLPTLDPLMDADEIIRHQNLVRRIPTPDHIYAYAARLVRKTRPNHADAPDWLRPLVAWGAGPRAVQNLILGAKARAALHGSYMVRLEDLEAVTDPVLTHRIITTFAAQAEGIDAKGVVRRLVEEADSDR from the coding sequence ATGATTAAGACGTCTGATGATTACTCGTTGACGGATTCGGCGCCCCAGTCGCTTAGTGACGACGACGTACAGGCAGTCGATCATCTTCGGGCCGCTTATTCCCGTCTGTGCGACGAACTGGGACGCGTGATTGTCGGTCAGCAGCAGGTCATCGAATTGCTGTCGATCTGCCTCTTCGCACGTGGCCACTCACTTCTCATGGGCGTTCCCGGGCTGGCGAAGACGCTCCTGGTGAGCAAGCTGGCGGAGACGATGTCGCTCCGCTTCAGCCGCATCCAGTTCACGCCTGACCTGATGCCGATGGACATTACCGGCACCGACATCCTGCAGGACGTCGGCGACGGACGTCGGGCGTTCGAGTTCGTCCACGGGCCGGTGTTTGCAAACGTCGTGCTGGCGGACGAGATCAACCGCGCCCCGCCGAAAACGCAGGCGGCGATGCTCGAAGCGATGCAGGAGAGTCGGGTCACCGCCGTTGGCCATACGTTCCCGCTCGACCCGCCGTTCTTGGTCCTCGCGACGCAAAACCCGGTCGAGCAAGAGGGGACCTACCCGCTCCCCGAGGCGCAACTCGACCGCTTTATGTTCCTGATTGAACTGGACTACCCGACGACCGAGCAGGAAGAGATCGAGATCGCACGCAGCACGACGGGCGACCCGCTGCCAACGCTCGACCCGTTGATGGACGCCGACGAGATCATCCGGCATCAAAACCTCGTTCGCCGGATTCCCACGCCGGACCACATCTACGCCTACGCGGCGCGGCTGGTCCGCAAAACACGGCCGAACCACGCCGACGCCCCCGACTGGCTGCGGCCGTTGGTGGCATGGGGCGCGGGACCGCGGGCGGTGCAGAACCTGATCCTCGGCGCCAAAGCGCGGGCCGCGCTACATGGGAGTTATATGGTGCGGCTGGAGGACCTTGAAGCCGTCACGGATCCCGTCCTCACCCATCGCATCATCACCACGTTCGCCGCCCAGGCAGAGGGGATCGACGCGAAGGGGGTCGTACGACGGCTCGTTGAAGAGGCCGACAGCGATCGTTAA
- a CDS encoding DUF58 domain-containing protein: MLARLASVPLFARRPMHGNVSGKHRSPHRGSSVEFAEYRKYVPGDDLRRLHWRALARTGRQYVKEFEADTNLRCCFVVDTSGSMRFGSGYEGGLSKIDYARRLAGALGYLAVQQGDAVGLTCVSDTVVTSIPARRNPAHLRHVFDTLEKAKPAGGTRLVPVLHELAETIRQRALVVIVSDFFVQPDELRECFEHFRFRNHDLAAFHLLDQQELEFDFKRPMRFVDLEGGTSILAEPTEIASLYHKALQSYLTAIKQAVLETGVDYHAVQVDEPYDKALMRFLVGRTQRVGVR; this comes from the coding sequence GTGCTTGCTCGCCTTGCGAGCGTGCCGCTGTTCGCGCGTCGCCCAATGCATGGAAACGTCTCGGGCAAGCACCGCAGCCCCCACCGGGGATCCAGCGTTGAGTTTGCCGAGTACCGGAAGTACGTCCCCGGCGATGACCTGCGTCGATTGCACTGGCGGGCGCTGGCGAGGACGGGCCGGCAGTACGTCAAGGAGTTCGAGGCCGACACGAATCTGCGGTGCTGTTTCGTCGTGGACACCAGTGGTTCGATGCGTTTCGGCTCGGGCTACGAGGGGGGCCTCTCGAAGATCGACTACGCACGCCGCTTAGCCGGCGCACTCGGTTACCTGGCGGTGCAGCAGGGCGACGCCGTCGGGCTGACGTGCGTTTCGGACACGGTCGTCACCAGCATCCCTGCACGCCGGAACCCCGCTCACCTCCGGCACGTCTTCGACACGCTTGAGAAGGCGAAGCCGGCCGGGGGGACCCGACTTGTGCCGGTCCTGCACGAACTGGCCGAAACGATTCGGCAGCGCGCGCTCGTGGTGATCGTCTCGGACTTTTTCGTACAGCCAGACGAGCTGCGAGAGTGCTTCGAGCACTTCCGATTCCGGAACCACGACCTGGCGGCATTCCACCTGCTAGACCAGCAGGAGTTGGAGTTTGATTTCAAACGCCCGATGCGGTTCGTCGATCTGGAAGGGGGAACGAGCATCCTCGCCGAGCCGACCGAGATCGCTAGCCTGTACCACAAAGCGCTCCAGTCTTACCTGACGGCGATCAAACAAGCCGTCCTGGAGACGGGCGTCGACTACCACGCTGTGCAGGTCGACGAGCCTTACGACAAGGCGCTGATGCGGTTCCTCGTGGGACGCACTCAGAGGGTCGGAGTCCGATGA